The Salinibaculum sp. SYNS191 genome has a window encoding:
- a CDS encoding TrmB family transcriptional regulator has translation MSEREVVQALRTLGLSNYEAQVFVALQQLGSGTSQEISELSEVPRSQVYGAADSLADSGLVEVVQSSPKAYRPVELSTARALLTKRLERETSRAFDRLESIRATETDYAEGQDVSTLRGRRPIDDRITTLVRSAEHTVVFVSPTARATTADIADALRDVSTSGADVTVVTADRSLDDLFADDPVTVFVMSEDNPADFAGRALMVDDRTVLLAAETDDAPVEEEALWTGDSSIGRILAAFMRSGMESGRDRHT, from the coding sequence ATGAGTGAGCGCGAGGTGGTCCAAGCACTGCGGACGCTCGGGCTGTCGAACTACGAGGCGCAGGTGTTCGTCGCCCTCCAGCAACTCGGCAGCGGCACCTCCCAGGAGATAAGTGAACTCTCGGAGGTCCCCCGGTCGCAGGTGTACGGCGCGGCCGACAGTCTGGCAGACAGTGGCCTCGTCGAAGTCGTCCAGTCCTCACCGAAGGCGTACCGACCGGTCGAGCTATCGACGGCTCGTGCTCTCCTGACAAAGCGCCTCGAACGGGAAACCTCACGCGCCTTCGACCGCCTCGAATCGATCCGCGCAACGGAGACTGATTACGCCGAGGGACAGGACGTCTCGACGCTCCGTGGTCGACGGCCCATCGACGACCGGATCACGACGCTGGTTCGGTCGGCAGAACACACCGTTGTCTTCGTCTCACCGACGGCCAGAGCGACGACCGCAGATATCGCGGACGCACTCCGGGATGTGAGCACCAGCGGTGCTGACGTCACCGTCGTGACTGCCGACCGTTCGCTTGACGACCTGTTCGCTGACGACCCAGTGACTGTCTTCGTCATGTCTGAAGACAATCCCGCAGACTTCGCCGGACGGGCGTTGATGGTCGACGACCGAACCGTGCTCCTCGCCGCCGAAACGGACGACGCACCCGTCGAGGAAGAAGCGCTCTGGACTGGCGACTCGAGCATCGGTCGCATCCTGGCGGCGTTTATGCGCTCGGGGATGGAATCCGGCCGCGACCGACACACGTGA
- a CDS encoding efflux RND transporter permease subunit: MTGKLSRWYARQISTHSKLVIVAVVVLTAVVAAGTTLGGAGQADIGGFAVESEETAAQDFVQQNYRPDDGVVAQLVVRNETGDVLTRDSLLAGLYLQEQVRENETLNATLDGSGFVGIENIVATAAVYEDAQRPPTGQPSLSTQIEALESRDSEEVEQLLADVLAPDSQALGQQDPYEFLPRGYQPGATTASARLTLVAQVDTSGEDENPQAAYNAQVAIDRLVQERFDDAFVFGQGIQDDASSRATGDSFAIITPFALVLIVLVLGVTYRDLLDILLAFSGIAIVLLWLAGLMGWLAIPMNVILISVPFLLIGLSIDYALHVVMRYREARNGNLGEGEGDDATPNRSIRTAMALGFGSVVLALVAATVSTAVGFLSNVVSPLPAIQDFAVLSAGGIVATFVAFGVFLPALKIEVDGVIENRLGWSRRKPAFGVDSGRANTVLKRLAGLTTRAPVAIVVVALLLASTGAYGASTIDTEFNQADFLPEDAPGWAQYLPGGLAPDTYTIAEDFDYLSNNFQLRGGGGQSQVLLRGAVTDPATLRALDDGGDGIEAGSSIQRRPDGRAAIDGPHTAIRDASADNETFARLVADNDADGDGLPDTNVSGVYSALFAADQQAAAQVLTRAENGTVTSARALLSVRSSQSAQTIAADTRAYADRIERNASGVSAVATGGTVTTAVLQDALLETLVEAFAVTLVVILVFLTALFWARYRSLSLGVVVLVPVVVSLAWLLGSMSLLGIAFNSETAVITSLAIGLGVDYSIHAGERFVAERNKRDTLDTAVRAMITGTGGTLLASAATTAAAFGVLAFALSPPLQRFGIVTGLAILFAFVAVVTMLPGLLVLRERVLAR, from the coding sequence ATGACCGGGAAGCTTTCGCGATGGTACGCACGACAGATTTCGACACATAGCAAACTCGTCATCGTCGCTGTCGTGGTGCTCACGGCGGTCGTCGCGGCAGGGACGACACTCGGCGGCGCGGGCCAGGCGGACATCGGCGGTTTCGCAGTCGAGTCCGAAGAGACTGCTGCACAGGACTTCGTCCAGCAGAACTACCGGCCCGACGACGGTGTCGTTGCCCAACTCGTCGTCCGCAACGAAACCGGCGACGTCCTCACCCGTGACTCACTGCTTGCGGGCCTGTACCTCCAGGAACAGGTGCGCGAAAACGAGACGCTCAACGCGACACTGGACGGTTCAGGCTTCGTCGGCATCGAAAATATCGTTGCGACAGCGGCCGTCTACGAGGACGCACAACGGCCACCGACTGGCCAACCCTCGCTATCGACACAGATCGAGGCCCTCGAATCACGGGACAGCGAGGAAGTCGAACAACTACTCGCGGACGTTCTCGCTCCCGACAGCCAGGCACTGGGCCAACAAGACCCCTACGAGTTCCTCCCGCGGGGCTACCAGCCCGGAGCGACGACTGCGTCGGCACGGCTGACGCTCGTCGCACAGGTCGATACCAGCGGAGAGGACGAGAATCCACAGGCAGCCTACAACGCACAGGTGGCCATTGACCGGCTGGTTCAGGAGCGGTTCGACGATGCATTCGTGTTCGGGCAGGGAATCCAAGACGACGCTTCCTCACGCGCGACGGGCGACAGTTTCGCGATTATCACACCGTTCGCGCTCGTCCTTATCGTACTGGTTCTCGGCGTCACGTACCGTGATCTGCTGGACATCCTGCTCGCATTCTCCGGCATCGCCATCGTGCTGCTGTGGCTCGCGGGTCTCATGGGATGGCTCGCAATCCCGATGAACGTCATCCTCATTTCCGTCCCGTTCTTGTTGATCGGCCTGAGCATCGACTACGCGCTCCACGTCGTGATGCGATACCGCGAGGCACGCAATGGAAATCTCGGAGAGGGCGAGGGCGATGATGCGACTCCGAATCGCTCGATCCGCACCGCAATGGCGCTTGGCTTTGGAAGCGTCGTGCTGGCGCTCGTCGCCGCAACCGTCTCGACCGCCGTTGGATTCCTCTCGAACGTCGTGAGTCCACTCCCGGCGATTCAAGACTTTGCAGTGCTCAGTGCGGGTGGTATTGTCGCCACGTTCGTCGCTTTCGGTGTCTTCCTCCCGGCACTGAAAATCGAGGTGGACGGAGTCATCGAGAACCGGCTTGGCTGGAGTCGTCGGAAGCCCGCCTTCGGTGTCGACAGCGGCCGTGCAAACACGGTGCTCAAGCGCCTCGCCGGGCTCACAACCCGCGCCCCGGTCGCCATCGTTGTCGTTGCACTGCTGCTGGCCTCGACGGGTGCCTATGGCGCGTCCACCATCGACACGGAGTTCAACCAGGCCGACTTCCTTCCGGAGGACGCCCCTGGCTGGGCACAGTACCTGCCGGGCGGACTGGCACCGGACACCTACACGATTGCCGAGGACTTTGACTATCTCAGCAATAACTTTCAGCTACGCGGGGGTGGCGGCCAGTCACAGGTCCTGTTACGCGGCGCGGTCACAGACCCCGCAACCCTCCGCGCGCTCGACGACGGGGGTGACGGTATCGAGGCGGGGAGTTCCATCCAGCGCCGGCCCGACGGACGGGCGGCTATCGATGGGCCACACACGGCGATTCGAGATGCCTCGGCCGACAACGAGACGTTCGCAAGGCTAGTCGCAGACAACGACGCGGACGGTGACGGACTGCCCGATACGAACGTATCGGGGGTGTACAGCGCGCTGTTCGCCGCCGACCAGCAAGCCGCTGCCCAGGTTCTCACTCGCGCTGAGAACGGAACGGTCACCTCGGCGCGGGCGTTGCTCTCGGTCAGGAGTAGCCAGTCAGCACAGACGATTGCAGCCGATACCCGCGCGTATGCCGACCGGATAGAACGCAATGCGTCCGGTGTCAGTGCGGTCGCGACGGGTGGCACAGTCACGACTGCGGTCCTTCAGGACGCACTGCTCGAAACGCTGGTCGAAGCGTTTGCGGTGACGCTCGTCGTCATCCTCGTCTTTCTGACAGCGCTGTTTTGGGCACGCTACCGGTCGCTCTCTCTCGGGGTGGTGGTACTCGTGCCGGTTGTCGTCTCGCTGGCGTGGCTGCTCGGCTCGATGTCGCTGTTGGGCATTGCGTTCAACAGCGAAACCGCTGTCATCACAAGTCTCGCAATCGGTCTCGGCGTCGACTACAGCATCCATGCTGGCGAACGGTTCGTCGCCGAGCGCAACAAGCGCGATACCCTCGATACAGCAGTCCGCGCCATGATTACCGGGACTGGCGGGACGCTGCTTGCTAGTGCTGCCACGACAGCCGCCGCCTTCGGCGTCCTCGCGTTCGCACTTTCGCCCCCGCTCCAGCGATTCGGTATCGTGACCGGCCTGGCGATTCTGTTCGCGTTCGTCGCCGTCGTGACGATGCTCCCCGGGCTGCTCGTCCTTCGGGAACGAGTCCTCGCGCGCTGA
- a CDS encoding DUF998 domain-containing protein, with protein MAVASIRWQTVSGIAFPGALLGTVIAATVASPTYRWPAEPFSTIGQASDPAALLLNGGLVASGLLGVPFAWLLARGRHPVVGAGYAAIALGFAAAGVFRAPGAAHEVAAGIALFGVWLVPWLLAALDWRAGDRRAAGIGVGFGTLAVVGWLPYDLGPAWARPGYGGVELLVLLTLAGWSCWLARRVWRVPEANPRTGGAG; from the coding sequence ATGGCGGTGGCTTCGATTCGGTGGCAGACAGTAAGCGGCATCGCTTTCCCGGGTGCGTTGCTCGGCACGGTCATCGCGGCGACGGTCGCCTCGCCGACCTACAGGTGGCCCGCGGAACCATTCTCGACCATCGGGCAGGCCAGTGACCCGGCGGCGTTGCTGCTGAACGGCGGGCTCGTGGCGTCGGGTCTCCTGGGGGTTCCCTTCGCCTGGCTCCTGGCTCGAGGTCGACACCCCGTCGTTGGCGCAGGCTACGCAGCGATTGCTCTCGGATTCGCCGCGGCTGGGGTCTTCCGGGCTCCCGGTGCGGCCCACGAGGTGGCCGCTGGAATCGCCCTGTTCGGAGTCTGGCTGGTCCCCTGGCTCCTCGCGGCTCTGGACTGGCGGGCCGGCGACCGGCGCGCGGCCGGTATCGGCGTCGGGTTCGGAACCCTCGCTGTCGTGGGCTGGCTCCCGTACGACCTCGGACCGGCGTGGGCCCGGCCGGGCTACGGCGGCGTGGAGTTACTGGTCCTGCTGACGCTCGCGGGCTGGAGTTGCTGGCTCGCCCGCCGGGTCTGGCGCGTTCCCGAGGCCAACCCCCGGACCGGGGGTGCTGGCTGA
- a CDS encoding helix-turn-helix domain-containing protein, whose amino-acid sequence MRSIRVVLHFDEDALHPMHAHVCEAPYVEREAILQGHGPADTGTMVLYVEGDADAYEDWLASVPHLESYTLSPGDEAGFFVFLQERLDADDPLVVAFQRENLIVVPPVEFRSDRTIRLSLVGGSGDLQAALDALPEGVTPDVTFVGDFTASVGDRLSERQREAVDAAWDVGYYEVPREAGIEAVAAELDCAISTASDLLRRAESRLVADALDRSR is encoded by the coding sequence GTGAGGTCCATCCGCGTCGTCCTCCACTTCGACGAGGACGCACTCCACCCGATGCACGCCCACGTCTGTGAGGCACCGTACGTGGAGCGGGAGGCCATCCTCCAGGGTCACGGCCCCGCCGACACCGGGACGATGGTGTTGTACGTGGAAGGCGACGCAGACGCATACGAGGACTGGCTGGCGTCTGTGCCCCATCTCGAATCCTACACGCTGAGCCCCGGTGACGAGGCGGGCTTTTTCGTCTTCCTTCAGGAGCGCCTGGACGCCGACGACCCGTTGGTCGTGGCCTTCCAGCGCGAGAATCTCATCGTCGTGCCGCCGGTGGAGTTCCGAAGCGACCGCACGATCCGGCTGTCCCTCGTCGGCGGGTCGGGGGACCTCCAGGCAGCTCTCGACGCGCTCCCCGAGGGTGTCACACCCGACGTCACTTTCGTCGGGGACTTCACTGCGAGCGTCGGTGACCGGCTGTCAGAGCGCCAGCGCGAGGCCGTCGACGCGGCCTGGGACGTCGGCTATTACGAGGTGCCCCGCGAGGCCGGCATCGAGGCCGTCGCGGCGGAGCTCGACTGTGCCATCTCGACAGCTTCGGACCTCCTCCGGCGTGCGGAGTCGCGGCTCGTGGCCGACGCTCTGGACCGCTCCCGGTGA
- a CDS encoding ArsR/SmtB family transcription factor, which produces MRQLLWWLIGGSRGGRNRLRILRALDDQPRNTNQLSNDLGLNYKTVEHHLEILEENNIVTTKGDNYGQMYFLSDRMMNNLDIMEDVAEQAGVEDDS; this is translated from the coding sequence ATGCGGCAGTTGCTCTGGTGGCTCATTGGTGGGTCTCGTGGAGGCCGCAATCGGCTTCGTATCCTCCGCGCACTCGACGACCAGCCACGAAACACCAATCAATTGTCGAATGACCTAGGTTTGAACTACAAAACAGTGGAGCACCACCTCGAAATCCTCGAAGAGAACAATATCGTGACGACAAAGGGTGACAATTACGGGCAGATGTACTTCCTCTCAGACAGAATGATGAACAACCTCGATATCATGGAAGACGTGGCGGAACAGGCTGGAGTTGAGGATGATTCGTAA
- a CDS encoding UPF0058 family protein, which yields MRKKEFVYLHELFSVVRTEYERQLGHSIDCAEYERLEVRPSSFNQSKTKHKEAVCALASDLSTAITEHSSSETKPDQRRPYKSADQRSKP from the coding sequence ATGCGAAAGAAAGAATTCGTCTACCTTCACGAGTTATTCTCCGTAGTCCGTACCGAGTACGAACGACAGTTGGGGCACAGTATCGACTGTGCCGAGTATGAACGGCTTGAGGTTCGCCCCAGCTCGTTCAATCAGTCGAAGACCAAGCACAAGGAAGCGGTGTGCGCGTTAGCGAGCGATCTCTCCACGGCCATCACCGAGCACTCCTCGTCTGAGACGAAGCCCGACCAGCGCAGACCATACAAATCGGCCGACCAGCGCTCCAAGCCATAG
- a CDS encoding DUF7437 domain-containing protein translates to MSDASPPTNPPDTGQSARQFFVFQKLLDTPELARFYTDLLIHSPTTVTAARDRQGFSKSTAYKYANALAELGVAAELDEYENGSALWRAEPVSGHWTGETTVELGPVIIAVYGATSVDDDLELFVDRHGKAALAPAVTATIEYLKGNTTRRSAADALDVPAVEGIAVTQAIERIIAIVGTHDPTLDDVTFDVDVHDRALDQAPYQRSDE, encoded by the coding sequence ATGTCGGACGCGTCACCACCCACCAACCCACCGGATACCGGGCAGTCAGCCCGGCAGTTCTTCGTGTTCCAGAAACTGCTGGACACGCCTGAACTCGCGCGGTTCTACACGGATCTCCTGATTCATTCCCCAACGACAGTCACCGCCGCTCGTGACCGCCAGGGGTTCTCGAAAAGCACCGCGTACAAGTACGCAAACGCGCTGGCCGAGTTAGGCGTTGCAGCGGAACTCGACGAGTACGAAAACGGGTCAGCACTCTGGCGTGCCGAGCCTGTAAGCGGTCACTGGACTGGTGAAACGACGGTCGAACTCGGTCCCGTCATTATCGCTGTCTATGGAGCCACCAGCGTTGATGACGACCTCGAACTGTTCGTTGACCGGCACGGCAAGGCAGCACTCGCACCCGCCGTCACGGCAACGATAGAGTACTTGAAAGGGAACACGACACGGCGCAGTGCTGCGGACGCCCTTGATGTGCCTGCTGTCGAAGGGATTGCAGTCACGCAGGCAATCGAACGGATTATCGCTATCGTAGGCACGCACGATCCGACGCTCGACGATGTCACGTTCGATGTAGATGTCCACGACCGAGCGCTCGACCAGGCACCCTACCAGCGCAGCGATGAGTGA
- a CDS encoding ABC transporter ATP-binding protein, protein MTLELARLRKAYGQFDFGPVDLTVDDEVLAVLGPSGSGKTTLLSLIAGIADPDSGAIRVDGRDLVGLPLEDRRVGIVFQEGALFPHMTARENIAYAATASQRVDELATLLEIEAVLDRKPPTLSGGERQRVALARTLATDPDVLLLDEPLSSLDASIRKRLRDELHSLFDSLAIPILYVTHDQRTATALGDRLAIVRDGDLEQVASPSTVLTRPASRFVARFTGNENLYDGTVTDRTADGSHVRLRDLEFQTTESDIRPSSVTVCIHPSRVEVEAPYVADGDRTANTVTGTVVRWLNEGSEYRLDIEIDAGSLTLTANVRPPTFERLALENGSDVQVLIPRESIHLIPHGE, encoded by the coding sequence ATGACACTCGAACTCGCTCGATTGCGCAAAGCCTACGGCCAGTTTGACTTCGGCCCGGTCGACCTGACGGTCGACGACGAAGTGCTCGCCGTCCTGGGCCCGTCCGGAAGCGGCAAGACGACGCTGCTCTCGCTGATCGCCGGTATTGCCGACCCGGATTCGGGAGCAATTCGAGTCGACGGGCGAGACCTGGTCGGCCTGCCCCTGGAGGACCGGCGTGTCGGGATCGTGTTCCAGGAGGGGGCGCTCTTTCCACACATGACTGCCCGGGAAAACATCGCGTACGCGGCAACAGCTAGCCAGCGCGTCGACGAGCTCGCGACGCTTCTCGAAATAGAGGCGGTCCTCGATAGAAAGCCCCCGACGTTGTCTGGTGGGGAACGCCAGCGAGTTGCCCTCGCGCGGACGCTGGCGACCGACCCGGACGTACTCCTTCTCGACGAGCCGTTGTCGAGTCTCGACGCATCGATCCGGAAACGGCTCCGGGACGAACTGCACAGCCTGTTCGACTCGCTCGCAATCCCGATTCTCTACGTCACGCACGACCAGCGGACGGCGACGGCCCTCGGTGACCGACTCGCCATCGTTCGGGACGGTGACCTGGAGCAGGTTGCCTCGCCGTCGACGGTGCTCACCCGGCCAGCGAGTCGGTTCGTCGCCCGCTTTACCGGGAACGAGAACCTCTACGACGGGACGGTGACCGACCGAACAGCAGACGGCTCACACGTTCGGTTACGCGATCTCGAGTTCCAGACGACCGAGTCGGATATTCGTCCGTCGAGCGTAACGGTCTGTATCCATCCATCGCGGGTGGAGGTCGAAGCACCCTACGTTGCCGACGGTGACCGAACGGCGAATACAGTCACGGGGACGGTTGTTCGGTGGTTAAACGAGGGGAGTGAGTACCGGCTCGATATCGAAATCGACGCGGGGTCGCTCACGCTCACGGCAAACGTTCGGCCGCCGACGTTCGAACGGCTGGCGCTCGAGAACGGGTCAGACGTTCAGGTGCTGATCCCGCGAGAGTCGATTCACCTGATTCCGCACGGTGAGTAG
- a CDS encoding ABC transporter permease, which yields MATRSNSTRSGTVRFGLDWFSITLVLGGMLLLYYVIPMISLFLSVPPGDILARMTNPTVVDSATTSLLSASISTVVATLFGLPLAYWLARNDGAVTKLVLAVVVLPLILPPTVGGIVLLTVFGPGSPVGEAAVAAGFPLTRSLAGVVLAQIFVASPFVVVTAKAAFESVDQTLEYASHSLGKGRWTTVRHVTLPLAGPGILAGVTLAFARAIGEFGATMMMAYYPRTMPVQIWASFIELGLDNAYPVAILLLLIAAVALLILHIVASNPWE from the coding sequence ATGGCGACGCGCTCAAACTCGACCCGGTCAGGAACGGTTCGGTTCGGACTCGACTGGTTCAGCATTACGCTCGTCCTTGGAGGCATGCTGCTCCTGTACTACGTCATCCCGATGATCTCGCTGTTTCTCTCGGTACCGCCCGGCGACATCCTCGCCCGGATGACAAATCCCACCGTGGTGGATTCGGCGACCACGTCGCTTCTGTCGGCGTCGATCAGCACAGTCGTCGCCACGCTATTTGGCTTGCCACTCGCGTACTGGCTCGCACGCAACGACGGAGCTGTGACGAAGCTCGTCCTCGCAGTCGTGGTCCTCCCCCTGATACTCCCCCCGACGGTCGGCGGCATCGTGTTACTGACCGTCTTCGGCCCCGGTTCACCGGTCGGTGAAGCCGCTGTCGCTGCTGGGTTCCCGCTCACACGCTCGCTCGCCGGAGTCGTACTCGCCCAGATTTTCGTTGCCTCACCGTTCGTGGTTGTGACGGCCAAAGCAGCCTTCGAGAGCGTCGACCAGACGCTCGAATACGCCTCTCACTCGCTGGGGAAAGGTCGCTGGACAACCGTTCGCCACGTGACGCTGCCCCTGGCCGGTCCGGGGATTCTCGCTGGTGTGACCCTCGCCTTCGCACGAGCGATCGGTGAGTTCGGCGCGACAATGATGATGGCGTACTATCCCCGGACGATGCCGGTCCAGATCTGGGCATCGTTTATCGAACTCGGTCTGGACAACGCCTATCCGGTAGCGATACTGTTGCTGCTGATCGCCGCTGTGGCGCTGTTGATTCTCCACATCGTCGCCTCGAACCCATGGGAATGA
- a CDS encoding extracellular solute-binding protein, protein MNGLEPAVDVPVESEAHGSATVARLIDEGQRDPDIVSVADVALFDDPLSPSWHSVFASNSVVIAYNPNTDGGERLAAAGPERWYEPMADGDVTVGRTDPDQDPLGYRTLFMLELASRYYDDASNLSEQLLQRNQIYPETSLLSQFETGSIDAAIAYRNMAAEREYEYIELPDQINLSNPQYEEEWYSTTSYTLPTGQEIQGGVISYGSTIRHVSDAAVSVFDAHTTGNYLQEHGFLVREQFPAYTGEVPQRVRQATDRPTENRSRLDRGTEAASSTGSDSTVLI, encoded by the coding sequence GTGAACGGACTCGAGCCTGCCGTAGACGTGCCGGTCGAGAGCGAGGCGCACGGCTCGGCGACGGTCGCTCGTCTGATCGACGAGGGCCAGCGCGATCCCGACATCGTCTCGGTCGCCGACGTCGCGCTCTTCGACGACCCACTCTCACCGTCGTGGCACTCCGTGTTTGCCAGCAACTCGGTCGTCATTGCGTACAATCCGAACACAGACGGCGGGGAGCGCCTGGCCGCGGCGGGACCCGAGCGCTGGTACGAACCGATGGCCGACGGAGACGTGACCGTCGGTCGAACCGACCCCGACCAGGACCCGCTGGGATATCGGACCCTCTTCATGCTCGAACTCGCCTCACGGTACTACGACGACGCATCGAACCTCAGCGAACAGCTCCTCCAGCGGAACCAGATCTATCCCGAAACGTCGTTGCTCAGCCAGTTCGAGACCGGTTCCATCGATGCCGCTATCGCCTACCGCAACATGGCGGCCGAACGTGAGTACGAGTACATCGAGTTACCGGACCAGATCAATCTGAGTAATCCACAGTACGAAGAGGAGTGGTACTCGACGACCTCGTATACGCTGCCGACTGGCCAGGAAATCCAGGGCGGGGTCATCAGCTACGGATCTACGATTCGACACGTAAGCGACGCCGCTGTCTCCGTGTTCGACGCCCACACGACAGGGAACTACCTCCAAGAACACGGGTTTCTCGTCCGCGAACAGTTCCCTGCCTATACGGGCGAGGTGCCCCAGCGCGTCCGACAGGCAACTGACCGACCGACCGAAAACCGATCCCGCCTCGACAGAGGAACCGAAGCGGCATCCTCGACGGGCTCGGACAGCACTGTCCTGATCTAA
- a CDS encoding Tfx family DNA-binding protein: MVSAESTTLTERQVEVLELREQGQTQQEVADRLGTTDSNISAIERAAEENIQKARRTLELVRTVRSPIQFSVSPGTSFDELVARVYSHGDEAGIKIAYCRPELYTHLYGVLEECTKQNELKTAIDVGITNEGEVRVFTEHSV, translated from the coding sequence ATGGTCTCTGCCGAATCGACGACGTTGACCGAACGACAGGTAGAGGTACTCGAACTCCGAGAACAGGGGCAGACCCAACAGGAAGTGGCGGATCGACTGGGAACGACGGACTCGAATATCAGTGCGATCGAACGGGCGGCAGAGGAAAACATCCAGAAGGCCCGTCGGACACTAGAACTCGTCCGGACAGTTCGGTCACCGATCCAGTTTTCCGTTTCCCCGGGGACGAGTTTCGACGAGCTGGTCGCTCGCGTCTACTCACACGGAGACGAGGCCGGCATCAAGATAGCGTACTGTCGTCCGGAGCTCTATACACATCTCTACGGTGTGCTCGAAGAGTGTACGAAACAGAACGAGCTGAAGACAGCGATTGATGTCGGGATTACCAACGAGGGCGAGGTGCGAGTCTTTACGGAACATTCGGTGTGA
- the mobB gene encoding molybdopterin-guanine dinucleotide biosynthesis protein B: protein MHVLAVVGPSDSGKTSTVAALADWLRGRGSVGTIKRLTHEPDLDTEGKDTARHRAAGATTTIGITDDVGWFATGSHLTLGDALETLARNHEYALVEGFSESSLPKLALAGSEPAAPVVARARDHTTVDIESVVELIEGGDRFVTLPSLVEDVKRSESAAEGDAVATITARVSRSRQSNDATGERATSEQGARVRTDRIAAIRESLRARDGVEAVRLHRRTGVGQAAKETVLVAIRAAQRDAALAAASDCLGQLEDDVVLAETEVTMTEGF, encoded by the coding sequence ATGCACGTACTCGCTGTCGTGGGCCCGTCGGACTCCGGCAAGACCAGTACGGTTGCGGCACTGGCCGACTGGTTGAGAGGTCGCGGCTCAGTCGGCACCATCAAGCGCCTCACGCACGAACCGGACCTCGATACCGAGGGAAAGGACACCGCGCGACACCGGGCGGCGGGTGCTACGACAACAATCGGCATCACCGACGACGTCGGCTGGTTCGCCACTGGGTCTCATTTGACGCTAGGCGACGCGCTCGAGACGCTCGCCCGGAATCACGAGTATGCGCTGGTCGAAGGCTTCAGTGAGAGTTCGCTTCCGAAGCTAGCGCTCGCCGGGTCGGAACCGGCAGCACCCGTCGTCGCCAGGGCTCGCGATCACACGACAGTCGACATCGAGTCAGTGGTCGAACTCATCGAGGGCGGCGACCGATTCGTCACGCTGCCGTCTCTGGTCGAGGATGTGAAACGTTCGGAGTCCGCCGCGGAAGGCGACGCAGTCGCCACGATCACGGCTCGCGTCAGCCGATCCCGCCAGTCGAATGACGCGACGGGTGAACGGGCGACGTCCGAGCAAGGTGCCCGAGTCCGGACAGACCGGATCGCAGCCATCCGCGAGAGCCTGCGTGCGCGTGACGGAGTCGAGGCCGTTCGCCTGCACCGCCGAACGGGTGTCGGTCAAGCAGCGAAAGAGACAGTACTCGTCGCAATTCGTGCAGCACAGCGGGACGCGGCCCTCGCAGCCGCCTCCGACTGCCTCGGTCAGCTCGAAGACGACGTCGTGCTCGCCGAGACGGAGGTGACGATGACGGAAGGGTTCTAG
- the mobA gene encoding molybdenum cofactor guanylyltransferase, whose protein sequence is MSEVPPYPSVQPVVLAGGGSTRFGDGNKALAHVGGQSLIERVLVAAVEVTDTAPIIAVKTDDQREDIERALANRLSVPPVFVRDDPAFNGPLAGVFGACPRVDRQWMLLLGCDMPLLDKEVMAWLIERTETSSANAIIPETSGGIEPLHALYRPAAVASVRDNVGPDDGFHALLDHVSNVEVIPYVESPSALARSARNINTVAELEALRDLLDDASRR, encoded by the coding sequence ATGTCGGAGGTTCCCCCGTATCCATCCGTTCAGCCAGTCGTGCTCGCTGGCGGCGGCAGCACTCGCTTCGGCGACGGAAACAAGGCGTTGGCTCACGTCGGTGGGCAGTCACTTATCGAACGCGTCCTCGTCGCTGCAGTCGAGGTTACCGACACGGCTCCGATCATCGCCGTGAAAACCGACGACCAGCGGGAGGATATCGAAAGAGCACTCGCCAATCGGCTATCCGTCCCACCCGTGTTCGTGCGGGACGACCCTGCATTCAACGGCCCACTTGCGGGCGTCTTCGGTGCCTGTCCCCGCGTCGACCGGCAGTGGATGCTGTTGCTGGGGTGTGACATGCCGCTGCTGGACAAGGAAGTGATGGCGTGGCTCATAGAGCGGACTGAGACGTCGTCCGCGAACGCGATCATTCCCGAAACCAGCGGCGGCATCGAGCCGCTGCATGCGCTCTATCGACCTGCTGCAGTCGCCTCGGTACGAGACAACGTTGGCCCCGACGATGGGTTTCATGCATTGCTCGACCACGTAAGCAACGTCGAAGTCATCCCATATGTAGAGAGTCCGAGCGCGCTCGCTCGCTCGGCACGAAACATAAACACTGTCGCCGAACTCGAGGCACTACGGGATCTACTGGACGACGCCTCACGAAGGTGA